In a genomic window of Streptomyces sp. NBC_01231:
- a CDS encoding pyridoxamine 5'-phosphate oxidase family protein: MSENTATETTTGATKNDGPAPRVLTDQELSQLLRQQRFGVLASVRSTGHPHLSTVLYDWNAEERVLRVSSTADRLKVRRLRRDPHTSLHVSGADVWSFAVAEGEAEIVDPADGAAPGEQPLPDRRVVILIRVSRLYGTALDIPAQD; encoded by the coding sequence ATGAGCGAGAACACCGCCACCGAGACCACCACCGGCGCCACCAAGAACGACGGCCCGGCCCCCCGGGTGCTCACCGACCAGGAGCTCTCCCAGCTGCTGCGGCAGCAGCGGTTCGGCGTACTCGCGAGCGTCAGGAGCACCGGCCACCCGCATCTGTCGACCGTCCTCTACGACTGGAACGCCGAGGAGCGCGTCCTGCGCGTCTCCTCCACCGCCGACCGCCTCAAGGTCCGCCGGCTGCGCCGCGACCCGCACACCTCACTGCACGTCAGCGGTGCGGACGTCTGGTCGTTCGCCGTCGCGGAGGGCGAGGCGGAGATAGTGGACCCGGCCGACGGGGCGGCCCCCGGCGAGCAGCCGCTGCCCGACCGGCGTGTGGTGATCCTGATCCGGGTGTCCCGCCTGTACGGGACCGCCCTGGACATCCCCGCCCAGGACTGA